The following are encoded in a window of Malassezia japonica chromosome 7, complete sequence genomic DNA:
- a CDS encoding uncharacterized protein (SECRETED:SignalP(1-24); COG:O; EggNog:ENOG503P0JM) — MVRAQLPLLTLLILLLSVFTTASSEKISFPAGGPKPGDFGYPPEGYEDEKPGTVLRSREIEPAHFGIFKVQATAYQLLYRTSGLNSSDPTVAITTVIIPQTHDSDRLVVSATPEDAASYRCRPSALLQSQFLPQFQSIISRIEMVLSNIYLQKGYVVTIPDYEGPRSAFGVGQIAGHAMLDAARATINWKKSELNDNTKVVGVGYSGGAIAAGWAAQLQPSYASELNTVGFSFGGTPTNLTTLINRADGGPLAGLVALGAAGVLNGFPELKSTADKYLTKDGKNAIKYVRTQCALTGSVPFAFQTLQGPKYVKGGLKLHDVPGLGKVIDSLTLGADESLTPTAPVFMFHATTDEFVPYGAAKTAAKQWCSRGANVEFLTETFTSEHIVAYLGTLTKMIDFIADRFSGKKFHGGKCNFSSISSPLFDLEDDATLLKDLVGAIKTLFGEATDMSLSDMMSTDMKSTSLDM, encoded by the coding sequence ATGGTCCGCGCCCAACTCCCCCTTTTGACCCTTTTGATCCTTCTTCTTTCCGTGTTCACAACTGCCTCTTCGGAGAAGATCTCGTTCCCTGCCGGCGGACCTAAGCCCGGTGACTTCGGTTACCCCCCGGAAGGGTATGAGGATGAGAAGCCCGGCACtgtgctgcgctcgcgcgagatTGAGCCTGCTCACTTTGGTATTTTCAAGGTCCAGGCTACTGCTTACCAGCTCCTCTACCGTACTTCTGGCCTTAACTCATCCGACCCTACTGTTGCTATCACTACGGTGATTATTCCCCAGACCCACGATAGCGATCGTCTCGTCGTTAGCGCTACTCCTGAGGATGCCGCCTCGTACAGGTGCCGCCCCAGTGCCCTTCTTCAGAGCCAGTTCCTTCCCCAATTCCAGAGCATCATCTCTCGCATTGAGATGGTTCTCAGCAACATTTACCTGCAAAAGGGATACGTTGTCACCATCCCCGACTACGAAGgtccgcgcagcgccttcGGTGTTGGTCAGATTGCTGGCCACGCGATGCTTGACGCCGCACGTGCCACCATCAACTGGAAGAAGTCGGAGCTGAACGACAACACGAAGGTTGTCGGAGTGGGCTACTCGGGTGGTGCTATCGCTGCCGGCTgggccgcgcagctgcaaCCTAGCTACGCCTCTGAACTCAACACTGTTGGTTTCAGCTTTGGTGGCACGCCCACGAACCTCACTACGCTTATTAACCGTGCTGATGGTGGTCCCCTTGCTGGTCTTGTTGCGCTCGGTGCTGCTGGTGTCCTCAACGGTTTCCCTGAGCTGAAGTCCACCGCCGACAAGTACTTGACCAAGGATGGTAAGAACGCCATCAAGTACGTCCGCACGCAGTGCGCCTTGACTGGTTCCGTGCCGTTCGCTTTCCAGACGTTGCAGGGTCCCAAGTACGTCAAGGGTGGTCTCAAGCTCCACGATGTGCCTGGCCTTGGCAAGGTGATAGACAGCCTCACCCTCGGTGCTGATGAGTCCCTGACGCCTACCGCGCCCGTGTTCATGTTCCATGCTACGACCGATGAGTTCGTTCCCTACGGCGCCGCCAAGACTGCGGCCAAGCAGTGGTGCAGCCGTGGTGCGAACGTAGAGTTCCTCACGGAGACGTTCACTTCGGAGCACATTGTCGCCTACTTAGGTACTCTTACCAAGATGATCGACTTTATTGCCGATCGCTTCAGCGGTAAGAAGTTCCACGGTGGCAAGTGCAATTTCTCCTCGATCTCCTCGCCCCTCTTCGACCTGGAGGACGACGCCACCCTGTTGAAGGACCTGGTCGGTGCTATCAAGACGCTTTTCGGCGAGGCTACGGACATGTCGCTGAGCGACATGATGTCGACCGACATGAAGAGCACCTCGCTGGACATGTGA